Proteins from a genomic interval of Sulfurimonas sp. HSL3-2:
- a CDS encoding tetratricopeptide repeat protein — protein sequence MMKYFFNLLLALLLTSTVLFAENLTIPPYDNRLDKYPNTTEWYNHADIDSASAFNIGLLYDTKINDNKLAEIWYKKALFLDPNNIDALINLGVLCDDTKRYDDAIRWYKQAYSRTNNKDAANNLGLIYDHKKKYKLANLWYIKAIKKESLEAIKNLGRLYHYKLNDDVKAAEYFIALIDNKYPKDKVLTYLKNNWKLSDKTIKKGYEAQLKSKIIPEKLKYKGGI from the coding sequence ATGATGAAGTATTTTTTTAATCTATTATTAGCTTTGCTACTGACAAGTACCGTACTCTTTGCGGAGAACTTAACAATACCGCCTTATGATAATAGGCTTGATAAATATCCAAACACTACAGAATGGTATAACCATGCTGACATAGATAGTGCATCAGCATTTAATATTGGACTTCTTTACGATACAAAAATAAATGATAATAAACTAGCAGAAATTTGGTATAAAAAAGCCTTATTCTTAGATCCTAATAATATTGATGCTCTTATAAATCTAGGCGTACTCTGCGATGATACAAAAAGATACGATGATGCAATAAGATGGTATAAACAAGCATATTCACGAACTAATAATAAAGATGCTGCAAATAATCTAGGATTAATATATGATCATAAAAAAAAGTATAAACTAGCAAACCTTTGGTACATAAAAGCTATCAAAAAAGAAAGTTTAGAAGCTATTAAAAATCTTGGACGCTTATACCACTATAAACTCAATGACGACGTAAAGGCAGCAGAGTATTTTATAGCTCTTATCGACAACAAATATCCAAAAGACAAAGTCTTAACTTATCTTAAGAATAATTGGAAACTCTCTGACAAAACCATAAAAAAAGGCTACGAAGCACAGCTAAAATCTAAGATCATTCCAGAAAAACTCAAGTACAAAGGCGGCATCTAA
- the tssA gene encoding type VI secretion system protein TssA — MENILIDISYENPAGQDLKYDDAFVQIELEVDKSYSVSAEEDTDWQNVKNNCNDFLKMKSKDLKIAVWWLFANWHLDKWTGLSQSLVVFNQFLEKYNESLFPKPVKARQNTLVWLESILTREIVEKKLFQDELTNSAELSELFQSTQNTFKELMQSDDNYFSKIIRHLKSLEPQTVKSTPEQLPHKEKKADLNKKEILKQESTKEEKPIHVIKNKDEAFKVFQNFKKSASMLSEYYRKENPFDLKAIKISRMLSWINVEDIPVHKEGLTQINPPSETTLLKIRETFESGEKEEVFKLLQATLERSPYWLDGHYESYKILEEAGRHYEAQEILNNLVAFIDSHKGLEDLKFKNDTPFISHELQHFLHTKITNNEEQAKKATAADAMEDIFSKIKKITQNHQTKEAMQLLQNEYNAALNYEDKFRLRLELVKLNIINKKNKMTSALLSGLEQDVQKYHLDEWHPDLALEVYTLFLKHFDGQQNEEKINNVYERLCKIDVSQAFNLK; from the coding sequence GTGGAAAACATACTTATTGACATATCATACGAGAATCCTGCAGGTCAAGATTTGAAATATGACGATGCTTTTGTACAGATCGAACTTGAAGTAGATAAGTCCTACAGTGTGAGTGCTGAGGAAGATACAGACTGGCAAAATGTTAAAAATAACTGTAATGATTTTCTAAAAATGAAATCAAAAGATTTGAAAATCGCCGTTTGGTGGCTTTTTGCCAACTGGCATTTAGACAAGTGGACGGGATTGTCTCAGTCGTTAGTCGTCTTTAACCAATTCTTAGAAAAATATAATGAAAGTCTTTTTCCTAAACCAGTTAAGGCTAGACAAAATACATTGGTATGGTTAGAATCGATTTTGACAAGAGAGATCGTAGAGAAAAAGCTTTTTCAAGATGAATTGACAAACAGTGCTGAACTAAGCGAACTGTTTCAAAGTACTCAAAACACCTTTAAAGAGCTTATGCAATCCGATGATAACTACTTCAGCAAAATAATCCGCCATCTAAAAAGTCTGGAGCCGCAAACTGTCAAGAGTACTCCCGAACAACTTCCTCATAAAGAGAAAAAAGCAGATTTAAATAAAAAAGAGATACTAAAACAGGAATCCACAAAAGAGGAAAAACCGATTCATGTCATTAAGAACAAAGATGAAGCTTTTAAAGTCTTTCAAAACTTTAAGAAATCGGCATCTATGTTAAGTGAATACTATAGAAAAGAAAACCCGTTCGATCTTAAAGCCATAAAAATATCCAGAATGCTCTCTTGGATAAATGTCGAAGATATTCCTGTACACAAAGAGGGCCTGACACAGATCAATCCTCCTTCGGAAACGACGCTTTTAAAGATCCGGGAGACTTTTGAAAGTGGAGAGAAGGAAGAAGTTTTTAAACTCCTGCAGGCTACCTTGGAAAGATCTCCTTATTGGCTGGACGGACATTATGAATCATACAAAATACTTGAAGAGGCCGGCAGACATTATGAAGCGCAAGAGATATTAAACAATCTGGTCGCTTTCATTGACTCGCATAAAGGGCTGGAAGATCTGAAGTTTAAAAATGACACTCCTTTCATATCACATGAATTACAGCATTTTTTACATACAAAGATAACAAACAACGAAGAACAGGCAAAAAAAGCTACTGCTGCGGATGCTATGGAAGACATATTTTCCAAGATCAAAAAAATCACTCAAAACCATCAAACAAAGGAGGCGATGCAATTACTTCAAAATGAATATAACGCAGCTTTAAATTATGAAGACAAATTTAGACTGCGCTTGGAACTTGTGAAGCTGAATATCATAAATAAAAAAAACAAAATGACTTCAGCTCTTCTGTCCGGTCTTGAACAAGATGTACAGAAATACCATTTGGATGAATGGCACCCCGATTTGGCTTTAGAAGTATATACACTGTTTTTAAAGCATTTTGACGGTCAACAAAACGAAGAAAAAATAAACAATGTCTATGAGCGTCTATGTAAGATAGATGTCTCACAGGCATTCAATTTAAAATAA